In Pochonia chlamydosporia 170 chromosome 3, whole genome shotgun sequence, the following are encoded in one genomic region:
- a CDS encoding cholinesterase (similar to Aspergillus terreus NIH2624 XP_001209152.1), producing the protein MHVQFVSGVLLLCGHAALASSPDSSSVGTVQVLNYNNLRPENSGGAALLIHDHLNHKNALRRCAAVGETLLPISTVRSNCKVTDIQFELDYLVATGGLTKGDSLWVQSSEDDECMAYSYRSRRVSKVSCDTKLPSLCSSKVAPTTDKNTSPMKDSKVTVTSSDYKITGYRDKRSFRFLGIPFADAPVQKLRFMPPQNYTGTRSIDATKVSAPCIQPVSPFGDSTNISEDCLYLNVFTPVLPAKVSRSSARRPVAVYFYGGAFVVGANSLIDYDGGNFASRNDVVIVTVNYRIGALGFLASESMLDGSLGIKDQIQALRWVRDHVAAFGGDPEQVTIFGQSAGGQSSIALLSSSSAKGLFHGAIVQSAPVDLPWFTRDVYSKMITPIVATAVGCNDTKTEKDLVSCLQSVPATSFIASNKNYATALSGIAQVVAKNYFHSGLFQAQTEPILPMVDDKGTGVIDDQFDKLLKNGKVPSRVPVMFTTVKDEGTMYVNRVLTSSIGNTQALLDSTFGIAFPSDLASSMIASGAFKTDPKDPDSVRNMVSKAVTEAQWTCPQAYLLDNGGLYAFSSLYEVEIGQGHQQSSTNTTSVCFPNDNYNATCHSADVLPVWGNLNSKTKGVQPYFGEDDILHSQLLNDIWGAFIRTGDPNPDTKMLKIRGPAYTSTLEIFGHDEYRISQYKKNAKQIALLSMPPSVTDNPGQSKQCAVFEKHGFTFQNAKVETG; encoded by the coding sequence ATGCACGTCCAGTTCGTCAGCGGCGTGCTGCTGCTATGCGGACACgctgccttggcttcatccCCTGACAGCAGCTCGGTTGGTACTGTCCAAGTCCTCAACTATAACAATCTCAGACCGGAAAACAGCGGCGGAGCTGCATTGCTCATTCACGATCACTTGAACCACAAGAATGCATTGAGACGTTGCGCCGCCGTCGGAGAGACGCTTCTCCCCATCTCCACGGTGCGCAGCAACTGCAAAGTCACTGATATTCAGTTTGAGCTCGACTACCTCGTTGCCACGGGCGGTCTTACAAAAGGAGACTCGCTATGGGTTCAAAGCAGCGAAGACGATGAGTGTATGGCGTACTCTTATCGATCTAGGCGGGTGTCCAAAGTTTCCTGTGACACCAAACTGCCTTCGCTGTGCTCCTCCAAAGTTGCGCCGACGACCGACAAAAATACCAGTCCTATGAAGGATTCAAAAGTCACGGTTACTTCCAGCGACTACAAGATCACTGGCTACAGAGACAAGAGATCGTTCCGTTTCCTTGGAATACCCTTTGCGGATGCGCCGGTTCAGAAACTCAGGTTCATGCCACCTCAGAACTACACGGGAACCAGAAGTATCGACGCAACAAAAGTGAGTGCGCCGTGCATTCAGCCCGTCAGTCCATTTGGCGACTCGACCAACATATCCGAAGACTGTCTCTACCTCAACGTCTTCACTCCTGTTCTGCCGGCCAAAGTGTCACGCAGCTCGGCTCGTCGCCCTGTGGCAGTCTACTTCTATGGTGGTGCGTTTGTCGTAGGCGCAAACTCACTTATCGACTACGACGGAGGCAACTTTGCCAGTCGTAACGATGTTGTCATCGTCACGGTCAACTACCGCATAGGCGCCTTGGGATTCCTGGCTAGTGAGTCGATGCTCGACGGGAGCCTTGGTATCAAAGACCAGATCCAAGCTCTTCGCTGGGTACGAGACCACGTTGCTGCTTTTGGTGGCGATCCCGAGCAAGTGACTATCTTCGGTCAGTCAGCTGGTGGGCAGAGCAGCATTGCTctcttgtcgtcgtcttcggcTAAGGGCCTCTTTCATGGCGCTATTGTTCAGTCTGCCCCGGTTGACTTGCCTTGGTTTACTAGGGATGTGTATTCCAAAATGATCACGCCTATTGTGGCTACTGCTGTGGGATGTAATGACACCAAGACGGAAAAAGACTTGGTTTCTTGCCTGCAGTCTGTTCCTGCGACCAGTTTCATAGCGAGCAATAAGAACTATGCTACTGCGCTCTCTGGAATTGCCCAGGTTGTGGCCAAGAACTACTTTCACTCTGGCCTGTTCCAAGCTCAAACGGAGCCCATTCTACCAATGGTTGATGATAAGGGTACGGGTGTCATTGACGACCAATTCGACAAGCTCctcaagaatggcaaggtGCCTTCACGGGTACCAGTTATGTTTACGACGGTCAAGGACGAAGGAACAATGTATGTGAACCGCGTTCTCACATCTAGCATCGGCAATACACAAGCTCTGCTGGACTCGACTTTCGGAATTGCTTTCCCCTCGGATCTTGCTTCCAGCATGATTGCATCTGGCGCCTTTAAAACTGACCCGAAAGACCCCGACTCCGTCCGCAACATGGTCAGCAAGGCGGTTACAGAGGCACAGTGGACATGTCCACAGGCTTATCTCTTAGACAATGGCGGCTTGTATGCGTTCTCGTCCCTCTATGAGGTTGAGATCGGCCAGGGGCATCAACAGTCGTCGACTAATACCACGAGCGTATGCTTCCCGAACGACAACTACAACGCTACCTGTCATTCGGCGGACGTTCTTCCTGTCTGGGGCAATCTAAACAGCAAGACTAAAGGCGTGCAGCCGTACtttggtgaagatgacatTTTACACTCGCAGCTTCTTAATGATATCTGGGGCGCATTCATCAGGACTGGCGATCCGAACCCGGATACTAAGATGCTCAAGATAAGGGGGCCGGCATATACGTCTACACTCGAGATTTTTGGTCACGATGAGTACCGCATTTCTCAGTATAAGAAGAACGCTAAACAGATTGCATTGTTGAGCATGCCTCCGTCTGTCACGGATAATCCGGGGCAGTCGAAGCAGTGTGCCGTTTTTGAGAAGCACGGCTTTACTTTTCAGAACGCAAAGGTTGAGACTGGATAG